The window ATTCAACGACGGCTTGGGAAGCCGCGCCGCATGAGAGCTTCTCATCGGCATTCCGCAGCGCGATGGCCGCCTCGCACAAATTCAAGGGCGTCTGGCCGCCGCGCCCGTCGTAGAACGCCTCTCCGACAATCGCCGAAAAGCTGGCGGCAAGCAGCGGTTCGCAGGAACCTGCCACGTGCAGTGACTTGGCCAGCGCAACGGCTGCCAACTCCAGATCCATCATTTCCCTGACGCCTCTATCATCGCGCCCGACCATCTTGTCGAGGAAGCGCTTGAAGAACGCGCTGACCAGCGTGGACGCCAATGATGGGGTGCTGTCGAAAGCCAAAACGGTGCTCTGCCACCGATTGAAGATGGCCGTTAAGTCGACGTACGACTGACAGCTCTTGCTGGATGGATCTGCGCAGGTCGGAAGGCTTGATCCCTGCAGGAAGCTTGTGTCCCGAATTTTTTGTTCAAGGAACCAAGTCGTCTTGTCATTAATCGACCTCGCGCGAGCGAACGACATCACAGCAGGTGTCAGATCTTCCCATCGAGCGCCCTTCCTGGTGCTGGCCCTCGTCAGCGCTTCGAAGGTGCTTTGTGCCATCGGAAGTAAGTCGCGGTCGGCCCATTTGTACGTCAGATCCGCCAGATGACAAGTCCAACCGCCGCGAGAGACTGCATGGCCCCAGCCCAACTGATCCGAACAGGGCTCCGGCGTATCGGGTATGCCTTGATGCGACCAACTGTCCTGCAGGGCGTGAAGATAGGCTCCCAGATCTTGGAACTGGCTGCGTTGAATTGGGCGGGCATGAGGCGTTCGAATGCCTCCGTCCCACACTTTACCGGGGACAACATGCCTGTCTGCAGGGGGTGCCGGCGGGGACACTTCGGCTGGAAAATGATTCCTGCGGACGCCAGCCGCACCGGTGTCGCTGCTTGCGACGCATGAAGAGAGCATGGTCTGCACAACAGGGTTGGTGAACGGGCTCTCATCGACCGACTCGTCGCCCTTGGCAATCCAGCCTGCCTCTTCAGGGGTGAAGCCCGCCTTGAGCGCCAGCCATTGGGTCAACCCGTAGTGGACGTCCGACTCCCAGCTCCACGCTGGAAGGACGGCACAGTACAGTAGTGTTGCCACGATGCATTTGTTGAACACGGGGTTCCTCCTCGCTGGCAATGAACCGAATCGGTATCCCTCGAACCTGCATGGTTGCACGACTCCCATGTGGCGTCCAGCCTTGCCTTGTGGGCAGAGCGACTTGGGAACTTTTCGACCCTGGGGCATCCTCCAGGGATGCCACTCCAATACCTGCTCTTCGAGATGACCGACGAGGACACCGGCGCGTGCAGCTTCGACGCGATGGCCTCCGTCCTTGCCGATCGCTTGCCGGCCTTGATCCATGAGGTCGAAACCGTGCTCGGCTGGGCCTGTCGCGACTTCGGACCCCCGGCGTCGGTCGAAGAAAACAGCGAGTGGGACTTCGAGTTGCAGGCAGTGGCCGAGCCGGATGCCCCGCTTGAAATCGCCTACGACCGCGAGCGCGCCACAGTGTCCATGCCGCGCGCGTCCGGGCGGGTGACCCTTGCGCTTACCCTGACCGGCTCCCGCGCCTTTGCCGCGGCTTTCACGGACGCTTTCCCTGATCCGGATTGACCGGACCCTCTCCAAACCGCCCGGCCCACCGGCAGGCAGGCAGAATGGGCCATGAAAGCACCCCCTCGACTACAGACGCTGATCGACGAAGGATTGATCGACAGCGTGGTCCGCCAGCTCATGAGCGGCAAGGAAGCGATGGTCTACGTCGTGCGCTGCGGGGACCAGACGCGCTGCGCCAAGATCTACAAGGAAGCGACCCAGCGCAGTTTCCGCCAGGCCGTCGACTACACCGAAAACCGCAAGGTCAAGAACACGCGCCTTCAGCGAGCGATGGCCAAGGGCACCAGGTTCGGCCGGCAGGCCACCGAAGCCGCCTGGCAGAGCGCCGAGGTCGATGCGCTCTACAGGCTCGCAGCGGCGGGCGTGCGCGTGCCGGAGCCCTACAACTTTGCCGACGGCGTGTTGCTGATGGAACTGGTCACCGACGAGCACGGCGATGCCGCACCGCGCCTCAACGACGTCGTGTTCACGCCAGAGGACGCGCGGCTGCATCACGCAACGCTGCTGGTAGAAGTCATCCGCATGCTGTGTGCGGGCGTCGTGCACGGCGATCTTTCGGAGTTCAACGTGCTGCTCGCCGCCGACGGCCCCGTCATCATCGACTTGCCGCAGGCGGTCGATGCCGCGGGCAACAACCATGCGCGGCGCATGCTGATGCGCGACGTGGGGAACCTTGCCGGCTTTTTCGGGCAGTTCGCGCCCGAGCTGCGCTCCACCCGGTACGGCGAGGAAATATGGAACCTCTACGAGCGTGGCGAACTTCACACGGGCTCGACGCTCACGGGCAGCTTCGCACGCCCGAGCGGGCCGGTCGACCTGGGCGGGGTGCTGCGCGAGGTGGACGATGCGCGCGCCGAAGAGGCGGCACGGCGTATCCGCATGGCGGTGCGCTGATGCTCGCTGACGCTGCCGCGAGCATCAGCCCTACTCGGGCCTGCCGAGCCTTGCGAACAATACAAGGCTCCAACAAGGAGACCTCATGCTGAAGTGGGCCATCATCTTCGCCATCGTTTCGGTCGTCGCCGGTGTCTTCGGATTTACCGGAGTCAGCGCTGGTGCGGCAAAGATCGCGAAGATCCTGTTCGTCATCTTCCTGATCGTGGCCATCGTGTTCGTGGCGTTGGCGGTCTTTGGTATCGGCGCCATCGCGACGTAAGCTGCCTGGCTCGCCGCACGGACCCGCGGACGAAGCGGGAAGCGCGAGGCCGCTCCTCGACATTTCAGTTCGAACGGACGAAAAAAAACCGGCTCAGGAGAGCCGGTCTTCAGAGGTCGTTGCCGGGCTCAGTAACGACCACCGCCGTAGCCGCCATTGCCATAGCCGACGTCCGTGCGTCTGGCCGCCGTGTAACCAGCCGCGCTGTAGCCACCCGAGCCGCTGCCCTCTTCGCGAGGGCGGGCCAGGTTCACGACGATCGAGCGTCCATCGACGGACATGCCGTTCAGGCCGTTGATGGCGGCCTGGGCGACATCCGCAGACGCCATTTCCACGAACCCGAAGCCCTTGGAGCGGCCGGTTTCACGGTCCATCATGACCTTGGCCGAAGAGACGCTGCCAAACTCGGCAAAGTTGCTTTTCAAGCTGGCATCGGTCACGGAATAGGGCAGGTTGCCCACGTAGAGTTTGGTGCTCATGGAAAGAGCCTTTCTGAATGAAGGTGCGCAACGGATGTCGTGCCGTCGGAACACGGCTGTGCGGATCGGGAGTCCGCAGCAACTGGCAAGGGTGAATGGGCTCTGCGGGCGCAGATCATCAGCACGTGGGGGGATGCTGCATGCACGTTTGCAGCCAGCCTTGGGTGACTGCAAAAAGCCGGGCGGCTTCGCGCGAGGTAAATGCTTTATCGAAACGGAATACCCGGCAGTAGCTGCCGTTACCCTTGGAGCGATGGACCGAGAAGGAGGCGCGAAAGCGGCCGCAGTCGGTCTGATGTGTCGTGGGCGAAACGACGTACTTGCCCATGGAAATGGCGATATTGGAAATTTAGTTCATTCAGGATCGCAGGCTTGAATCAACCTGCTGAGCCATCTAGGAGCTTGCCTGGCTGCAGCTCTACAGCACAAACAAGGCGACAAAGGTCGCAAGGCGCGGGCCCATGGGGCAGATTGCACCTTTGAGCAGCGTTGAGGTGACTGACGAAATGGCACAGCACCGCAACAAGTTATATTGTATCACCGACCTCTTTCGGGAGCCGTCTCACGCCGCCGAATCAACGGGCGCAGTGAACTCGGCCCCGAAGTTTTCGTTGGCGGGGCGTCGGCGGAGCCGAAGGCGTGTGCGCAGCTTTGAGTGAGGAAGGTTCGACGAACAAGCTATGCCCCATCACCAGCCACACGACCCATATCTCGTACCCACCCACACGACCGCGGCCACGTCCTCCATCTCACACTGGGTAAAGGAGCACCATGGCATTCCGGTGCACCAGTGCCACCTGATTCGCCGCGGCCTGAACGACAACTACGCGCTGCGTTCGGCCGACGGAACCCGCTACGTCGCGCGTCTGTACTCGATTCGGCCGCGCGGCGGCTTCAACATCCATTTTGAAGTCTCGCTGCTGTCGCACTTGGAAGCCAAAGGTGTGGGCGTTGCCGCGCCAGTGCCGGCGACGGATGGGCGCGCCTACATCCCACTGCAGTTCCCCGAAGGGGCGCGTGCCCTGGTCCTGTTCGGGTATGCCGAAGGCGCGGTTCCCGATACCCTTGAAGAGCTCGAACTCACTGGCCGCACGCTGGCCCGCATCCACGAGGCGGCACGCGACTACGCCGGCCCGCCAAGTCGATACACGCTGGACGGCCACCACTTGGCCGGCCGGACTTTGGGTTACCTCCAGGCGTACCCGGAGCTGAGCGCGGAGTTGCTGGAAACGTACCGCCGCCTGGTACAGGGCCTCCTTGAAGAACTGGCCGCGGCCGAGGCCGGGCTGACGCGCGTCGTCTGCCACGGCGACACGCACGGCTTCAACAACCATGTGAACACGGACGCGACCGGCACCAGGAAGACCGTGTTCTTCGACTTCGACGATGCAGGCCCGGGCTTCCTGGCGTACGACCTGAGCGTGCTGCCCTGGTCGCATCTGTTCCGCAAGAGCCTCAAGGAACCTGACGATGTGCTGCGCGAGCGGTGGACGCACTACCTTCGCGGGTACCGCGCCGTCGGCCAGGTGAGCGATAGTGACATGGCAGCATTGCCGCTGTTCCTGCAGCTTCGGCATCTGTGGAACCTTGGCGAGGCAGCCGGGCGGCTGCATCACTGGGGGACGAATTCAGTGCCTGTGGATTGGCTGCAAAAACAGGTGGAGGTGTTTGCGGCGTGGAAAGGACTGGACCTGCGCGCGTGACTGTGTCGCGTTGGCTCGGCCGCACTCTGCCAGACATCCCGTCCCTTAAGCTTCGCAGTGCGCACGGGCCCTTCCATCTTTTGACCCACCCATGACAGAACAGACCACATTTATTCAGGAAGCCACCTGCTGGAGCGACGAGCGCTGGACGGCGCGCGTGATCAAGAACGAAGACGATGACGGTTGGGCTGTCTCGATGACGCGCCAAGGCGATTCCGAGCCGGCGCTGGTTGGGCCCTGGACCATGGGCCGCGACAAGAAGAATCCCAAGCCGCTCGATGCGCCGGCCTTCCATACGCTGGTCAAGACGGCCGCCGAGGTGCTGCGACGGCACGAGCAGCAGCTGCATGCCCAACTCAACAAGAGCGTCAGCGTCGGCACCGGATCGAAGCGCATCCGCGTCTCGCTGCAGATCGTGCCGGACGAGGACAACCCGCATGCCCTGCTGCGCGCGCACGACGAGCTCGGTGCTCAACTGGGCGAGGTGCGAGTGGCTCCAGGCCTCAAGCTCAACGCAGACAGTGCGGCGGTTTGGATCGAGGGCGGCTTTCAGAAGCCATGAACTCTCGATTGCGCCTAGGAATTTCCTTTTCTGGCCCGCTCGGGACCAGGCCAACTGAGGACTTCGCCATGCTCCAGATGCGCCCAGGGTGCGAATGCTGTGACCGAGATCTGCCGCCCGACTCGTCCGATGCTCGAATCTGCACCTTCGAGTGCACGTTCTGTAGCGACTGCGCCGGCGGTCGTCTTGCCGGGACATGTCCGAACTGCGGCGGGGAGCTACTGCCTCGCCCAAGGCGACCAGCCGACAAGCTCGCGAAGTACCCGCCTTCAACCACGCGCGTTTTCAAACCCGAGGGGTGTATGCCCGCGCCTTGAGGTTCCGGCCTCTGCGACAGGTTCCGCAGCGGCGGACGCTCGACATGGCGCGCTCGTCGGCGTACGACGCCAGTCGTGCTTCCCGCCAGTTCCGGAGCGCATACTTGAGGCATCTACACCCTGCGCGATGCGCAGCGGTCCAGGTCAACTGGAGATCGCGATGGACAGATCGGCATCGCCGCAGCATTTTCCCCCGAGCATGCAGAGCCACCGTGTGCGGATTCGCCCGCTACTGAAAGAGTCGACCGGATGTCTTCCTTGCCTCCCGCCGTCCTGGCGCTGATCCTCACCAGCGTCATTGCATTCCTTGCTCAGGGCCTGTCGGAGGGGCTCACCGCCACACTGGCGCTGTGGCCGATAGGCTCGGGTGCCTTCTCGCCGTGGCAGGTGGTGACCTACGCCTTTCTGCACGGCAGCATTTCGCACCTCGCGTTCAACATGTTCGGCCTGTGGATGTTCGGCGCGGACCTGGAGCGTGTCTGGGGACCGAAGCGCCTCCTGATGCTCTATGGCGTGAGCGTGCTCGGTGCGGCAGCGGCGCAACTCGCGGTGGCCGCCATGAGCGGCAGCGCGTACCCGACCGTCGGCGCCTCAGGCGGTCTCTTCGGCATCCTGGTTGCTTTCGCGATGGTGTTCCCCACGCGCAAGATCATGCCGCTGATCCCACCGATCCCGATGCCTGCGCCGGTGTTCGTCACGCTGTACGGCGCGCTGGAACTGCTGTTCGGTGTCACCGGCAGCTTCGCTGGCGTCGCGCACTTTGCACACTTGGGCGGGTTGGCGGGGGGCTGGCTGCTCGTGCGGTACTGGCGCGGCCAAGCACCCTTCGGACGTCGGCGATAGGCCCGCGGGCCCATTCCTCGTCCAAAGCGCCCTGCCCGAGCTATCGCGCCGCCGTGCAAGCTTGAGCCTGCTTCGCAACTGCCTGCATGTCGAAGTCGTTCACGCGCTCGAAAAAGCCTTCGGTTGCGACGACGAAGGTCGCCGGTGCGATCTTGCGATCGATCAGCTTGGCGTCCAGCATAAAGTCCTGCATGCGTCCGAAGCCCTCGGCGGTGGCTCGGCCCCAGAGTTTGCCGCCGTTCATCTCGAAGGCGGCCTTCATCGACTCCACCTGCGCGCGCAGGAGATTGTCGTCCCAGCGTGCGAGCGTCGCGTCGTCCGATCCGGTCGGCTTGCTTTCGGGGAAACGCGCCCAGTGGAGCTTGCGCACGCATTCGGGGTTGGAGACGGCGAACAGGCTGGCCTTGGCCGCCCCGCGCACGATCGCTTCGACCATGGCAGGGTCGCGCTCGATGGCACGCTGGGTGGTGGCCAGCGAGAAGTCGGGCAGGCGCTGCCAGTCGGGGCTGCGGAACAGGCGCAGCTTGGCACCGGCGTTCTCGAAGCCGGCGATGGCGGCATTCCAGAACATCAGCCCCTGCACCCGATTGGACTTGAGCGCCTCCAGGGCCGGCGCGCCGGCACCGGTCGCGATGATGTTCACGTCCTTGTCCGGGTCGAGGCCGTTGGCCTTCAGCAGCGACCGCAGGAGCGGCAGGCCGCCGCTCGCGAGGCTCACGATGCCGATGTTCTTGCCCTTGAAGTCGCTCACCTTCTGCATGGCACCGTCCGCCTGCACGGCCAGGGCCCAGTCGATCACGCTGTTGTTCATGACCACCCGTGCCGGAATGTTGCTGGTGACGTTGGCCTGGATCGCGACGTTGGAGCTCACCTGCGCGAAGTCGACGTTGCCGGTGGCGAGCTGCTGCACCGCCTGCACGGAGCCGGGCGCGGCGATGACCTGCACGTCGTAGCCCTCGCTCCTCCAGTAGTCCAGCGCGATCGGCATCATGAGCCACGGGTAGGTCACGTTCAGCACCGTCACGCCGCCGGCCGCGATGGTCACCTTCTTCAGTGGCTTGGCGGGCTGCGCCAGCGCCATGTCCGGCAACATGGCCGTGGCGGCAACGCTCAGAGCGGCGAGCACACACTTGAACTTCATCAGTTTCAGCATCTTGGAACCTGCCTTTTCGCTTGAATGAATGGAACAACGGAGAGAGGACGAAGGAAGACCCGATCAGGCACCCGAGACGCGGCGGCGTTCATCCTCCGCCCAGAACACCACCTTGCGCTGGACGACATGCACGAGCCAATGCAGACCCAGTCCCATCGCCGACAGCAGGATGAGGATGGCGAACATGCCTGCCGTATCCATCGAGAAGGTGCGCTGCAGGATGAGGTAGCCCAGCCCGGCCTGCGCACCGACGAACTCGCCCACGATGGCGCCGATCACCGACAGCACGATCGACACGTCGAGTCCCACGAAGATGTAAGGCAGCGCATGGGGAATGCGTGCCATGCGGAACACCTGCCAGCGCGAGGCCGTGAAGGCCTTCAGCAGTTCGAGCTGATCTTCGGGCACCGAACGCAGCCCGGCCACCGTGTTGGCGAGGACCGGAAAGAAGGCAATCGTGGCGGTGATCACGATCTTCGAAGTCATGCCGTAGCCGAACCAGATCACGAACAAGGGCGCGATCGCGACCTTGGGAATGGTCTGGAAGGCGACCACGTAGGGGTACAGCGTGCGCTCGACCAGCGGAAACTGTGCAATCACCGCGCCCAGCACCAGGCCCAGGCCGGCACCGAGAACGAAGCCCGCCAGGGTCTCGTAGAAGGTGACGCCCAGATGGTAGGTGAAGGTGTTGTTGCGGATGCCTTCCCACAGCGCCGCGGCCACGGCCGTCGGCGCCGGCAGCAGCAGCGGCGTGACGCCGAGCACCCGCACCGCCAGTTCCCAGCCGCCGACCACCACGATGAAGAGCAGCGCCGAGAGCGGCAGCTCCGGCCTGGGGCCGAGCCAGGCGAGCGCGGGGCGCCGTGCGGCCGGATCGTCGTCCAGCCCGGCGGCCATGGCAGCGGAAGCAGAAGCGGTGTTCATGCGTCGAGTCCCAGGGAATGAAAATGCTTGCGGATGGCGGACACGTAGCCGCCGAAACGCTCCGAATTGATCATCTCCAGCGTGCGCGGGCGAGGCAGGTCGACCTGCAGGATCTCGCTGATGCGGCCCGGCCGGGGCGACATCACGATCACGCGATCGGCAAGGAACACCGCCTCCGGGATGCTGTGCGTCACCAGCATCACGGTCTTGCGGCTCTGCGACCAGATGCGCAGCAGCTCCAGGTTCATGGTCTCGCGCGTCATCGCGTCGAGGGCGCCGAAGGGTTCGTCCATCAGCAGGAATGCCGGCTCGTGCACCAGGCCGCGACTGATGCCCACGCGCTGCTGCATGCCGCCCGAGAGTTCGTTCGGGTACTTGTTCTCGAAACCTTCGAGGCCGACGAGCTTGAGGTAGGCACGCGCCCTCGGCTCGTACTCCTTCATGCTCAGGCGCTGGATCTCGATCGGCACCAGTACGTTCTCGAGCACGGTGCGCCACGGCAGCAGCACCGGCGACTGGAAGACCACGCCGACATCGCGGCTCGGACCGTCGATGGGACGCTGGCGTACCTTGACCGCGCCCGTCGAGCGCCGCAGCGTGCCGGCCAGGATCTTGAGCAGCGTGGACTTGCCGCACCCGCTGGGGCCGACCACGGTGACGAACTCGCCATCGGCAATGTCGAAGCTCACATCCTTGAGCGCCTCGATGTGCTGGCCCTCCCGGCTGCGATAGATCTTGTTGAGACCCGTGACCTCGATCATCGCGCTGTCGCCGCGTTCGGCCGGCGGCGCGGAAGGAATGACACTGAGCTTCGCGGACGCAGTCATAGGCGCCTCACGCGACGGTTTCGCCGGCGAGTGCGAAGCGCGCATCACGCCACTTGAAGGCGGCCTTCAGGCCCTGCTTCGCCGCGACCTCGAAGAAGTCGCGCGACTCCTGCGACTCCGACATCAACACCAGCGTGAAGATCTCCGCCCCCAGGTCGACCGTCGACTGGAAACCACGAAGGTCGTAGGCGCGATTGAGGCCGTGCTTGTTGAGCTGCATGGCAGGCGGCGGGATCATCGCGAGCTTCAGCGCCAGACGCTGCGCTTCTTCCATCAGCTTCGCGGCCGGCACCACCCGATTCGCCAGCCCGATGCGCACCGCTTCCTCGGCGCCGATGCGATCCCCCGTGAGCAGCAGTTCCTTGGTCTTCTTCATGCCCAGGACCCAGGGCATGATCGCGAAGGGCGGCGCGGACTGGAACTGGATCTCGGGCTCGCCGAACTCGGCCTTGTCGGACGCGAGGGTGATGTCGCACACCATCGACAGGTCGCAGCCGCCACCGAGGCAGTAGCCGTTGACCGCTGCGATCACCGGCAGGCGCGAGCGCCAGATGCGAAACCAGGTGTCGTTGCCGAGCTTCACGTGGTCGCGCCAGTCCTTGACGGTGGTAAAGGGCTCTTCGCGCGGGCTCAGGTCGAAGCCGGCGCAGAAGGCGCGACCCTCGCCCGTGATGACCAGTGCGCGCACCGATTCGTCCTGTTCCAGCGCATCGAGTGCATGCTGCATCTCCAGCAGGATGTCGTCGTCGAGCGCATTCATCTTCTCGGGACGGTTGAGCGTGAGGGTCGCGATCCAGCGGTCGACGGACACGCTGATGCAGCGGTAGTTCATGGCAAGTCTCCTGGGTTCATGGAATGGAAGGCGGGGCGGCGAAGCTCGACGAGCGCGTCCAGCACTCGCACGCCTTCACCCTCGGCGAGCACGGCCACGGGATTGAGGTCGATGGCCTCGATGTAGTCGGCGTAGGCACTGCCGATCTGCGACAGGCGCACGATCAGCGCCTCGAAGGCCCCGCGATCCGCCGGGGGGGCGCCACGGAATCCGTCGAGCAGCCGTGAGGCACGCGTGCTGCCCACCAGCGCGGTGGCGCGCGGCGCATCGATCGGCGACAGGGCAAGACTGCTGTCCCGCACCAGCTCGACCCACACGCCCCCCGAGCCCGCGACCACCGCGTGCCCGAAGGGTGCCTGGCGCGACAAGCCCGCGATCATCTCGACGCCGCCCTGCACCATCTCCTGGATCAGCACGCCGTCGATGCGCGCCGCGGGCATGCGCTCGCGCACCGTCGCCAGCATGTCGGCGAAAGCGGCGCGCACCTCGGCTGGCGTGCGAAGCGCCAACCGCACGCCACCGGCCTCGGTCTTGTGCGGGATGTCCGCGGAGTCGATCTTCATCACGACCGGAAAGCCGATCGCCTCCGCTGCCTGCGCAGCCTGCTGGGCGTCGGCGGCGCGTGCTTCGCGGGTCGTGCGGATGCCGTGCGCCTCGAGGAATTGCTTGGCCTCGTGCTCCGAGAGCGCCTGTCCGCTGGCGAGCCGGTCGGACCACGCCGCGTCGGCTTCGAGCACGGCGACCTCCTTGGACGCGCCGCAGGGCTGCCAGAGATGCCAATCGATGAAATGCCGCATCGCCACCAACGCAGCCCGGGCGCCTTGCAGCGCGGCCACGCCGCTGCCCGCCAGAGGCGCGACGGCACGCGGGTGGAGGCCGCCGCCCACATTGCTGTAGAAAGCCATCGGCTTGTCCGTCCGTGCGGCCGCGGCGGCAGTCGCGGCCGCGATCGCCCGGTAGGTCTCCGCCCCCTGTGCGCCCAGGCTCACGGGACAATCCTGCGAAACCGCCAGCAACGCGACGTCCGGGTCGGCGAGCAGCGCGTCGAGGGCGCGTGCATACATGGTCATGTCGAAGACCGCCGCGCCGGTCGCGTCCAGCGGATTGCTCGGCGTGGCAAAAGCCGGCAGGCAGGCGCGCAAGGCATCGAGCGTGGACCGTGCGAGCCGCGGGAAGCGAAGCCCTGCCGCTTGCGCCAGGTCGCAGGTGAGCGCCACCTCGCCGCCGCTGACGTTGATGACGGCAAGGCCATCGCCGGCCGGCCGCCTGGCCGATTCGACCATGAGCGCGCAAGTTTCGACCATCTCGTCCATGTCGTCGACCAGCACCACGCCGGCCTGGCGAAAGAAGTCCACGGCCGCTGCGTGCGATCCCGCCAGCGAACCGGTGTGCGCGGCCGTTGCCGCTGCGCCTTGTGCCGAACGACCCACCTTCAGGACCACCACCGGCTTGCCGGCCGCACGCATGCGCGCCGCGGCTTCGAGGAAGCGACTCGGATGCCGGACCGATTCCATGAAGAGCGCGGCCACGCGCGTGTTCGGGTCGTCGGCAAAGAAGGCGAGGTAGTCATCCACGTCGAGCACGGCCGCATTGCCGACCGACACCAGGTGGCTCAGCCCGAAGCGGCCCACTCCGGCCAGGGCAATGCAGCCCGAGCCCGAATGTGACGCGATGGCGACCCCGCCCACGCGCAGCGGTTCCGGCAGCGGTGCGCTGTAGAGCGAAATGCGCTCGTGCAGATTGGCGAGCCCGAGGCAGTTGGGCCCGCACACCAGCAGCCCCGTGCGCGCGCACAGCTCGGCCAGCTCCGCCTGCAGCGCGCGGCCCGCCTCGCCCAGTTCGGCAAAGCCGCTGGCGAAGACCACCGCCGCGCGGAGCCCGCGCCGCGCGGCCTGGGTCAGTGCGGGCAGGACCTTGTCCGCCGGCAGTGCGACCACGGCGCAGTCGGGTGCCTCGGGCAGATCCTGCAGGTCGGCGAAACAGCGCAGACCTTCCACCTCGGCAGCCGAGGGATGGATCGGGTAGATGAGGCCTTCATAGCCCGCGGCGAGCAGATTCTTCACCACCGAATTGCCAAAGGAATCCGGCCGAGGTGAAGCACCGAGCACGGCCACGGAAGCGGGGCGCATCAGGGGCGTCAGATCGCGTAGCGGCGCGGCGCCGGGCAGAGGAGTGCGCATGTCAGGCACGCACATTGACGACGGTGCGGCCGCGTACGCTGCCGGCAAGCAGCGCAGGCGCGGCATCGAGCGTCGC is drawn from Variovorax sp. PBS-H4 and contains these coding sequences:
- a CDS encoding ABC transporter substrate-binding protein, yielding MLKLMKFKCVLAALSVAATAMLPDMALAQPAKPLKKVTIAAGGVTVLNVTYPWLMMPIALDYWRSEGYDVQVIAAPGSVQAVQQLATGNVDFAQVSSNVAIQANVTSNIPARVVMNNSVIDWALAVQADGAMQKVSDFKGKNIGIVSLASGGLPLLRSLLKANGLDPDKDVNIIATGAGAPALEALKSNRVQGLMFWNAAIAGFENAGAKLRLFRSPDWQRLPDFSLATTQRAIERDPAMVEAIVRGAAKASLFAVSNPECVRKLHWARFPESKPTGSDDATLARWDDNLLRAQVESMKAAFEMNGGKLWGRATAEGFGRMQDFMLDAKLIDRKIAPATFVVATEGFFERVNDFDMQAVAKQAQACTAAR
- a CDS encoding rhomboid family intramembrane serine protease, translated to MSSLPPAVLALILTSVIAFLAQGLSEGLTATLALWPIGSGAFSPWQVVTYAFLHGSISHLAFNMFGLWMFGADLERVWGPKRLLMLYGVSVLGAAAAQLAVAAMSGSAYPTVGASGGLFGILVAFAMVFPTRKIMPLIPPIPMPAPVFVTLYGALELLFGVTGSFAGVAHFAHLGGLAGGWLLVRYWRGQAPFGRRR
- a CDS encoding PA4780 family RIO1-like protein kinase; the protein is MKAPPRLQTLIDEGLIDSVVRQLMSGKEAMVYVVRCGDQTRCAKIYKEATQRSFRQAVDYTENRKVKNTRLQRAMAKGTRFGRQATEAAWQSAEVDALYRLAAAGVRVPEPYNFADGVLLMELVTDEHGDAAPRLNDVVFTPEDARLHHATLLVEVIRMLCAGVVHGDLSEFNVLLAADGPVIIDLPQAVDAAGNNHARRMLMRDVGNLAGFFGQFAPELRSTRYGEEIWNLYERGELHTGSTLTGSFARPSGPVDLGGVLREVDDARAEEAARRIRMAVR
- a CDS encoding ABC transporter ATP-binding protein, whose amino-acid sequence is MTASAKLSVIPSAPPAERGDSAMIEVTGLNKIYRSREGQHIEALKDVSFDIADGEFVTVVGPSGCGKSTLLKILAGTLRRSTGAVKVRQRPIDGPSRDVGVVFQSPVLLPWRTVLENVLVPIEIQRLSMKEYEPRARAYLKLVGLEGFENKYPNELSGGMQQRVGISRGLVHEPAFLLMDEPFGALDAMTRETMNLELLRIWSQSRKTVMLVTHSIPEAVFLADRVIVMSPRPGRISEILQVDLPRPRTLEMINSERFGGYVSAIRKHFHSLGLDA
- a CDS encoding DUF1328 domain-containing protein — its product is MLKWAIIFAIVSVVAGVFGFTGVSAGAAKIAKILFVIFLIVAIVFVALAVFGIGAIAT
- a CDS encoding enoyl-CoA hydratase/isomerase family protein, whose product is MNYRCISVSVDRWIATLTLNRPEKMNALDDDILLEMQHALDALEQDESVRALVITGEGRAFCAGFDLSPREEPFTTVKDWRDHVKLGNDTWFRIWRSRLPVIAAVNGYCLGGGCDLSMVCDITLASDKAEFGEPEIQFQSAPPFAIMPWVLGMKKTKELLLTGDRIGAEEAVRIGLANRVVPAAKLMEEAQRLALKLAMIPPPAMQLNKHGLNRAYDLRGFQSTVDLGAEIFTLVLMSESQESRDFFEVAAKQGLKAAFKWRDARFALAGETVA
- a CDS encoding DUF1272 domain-containing protein: MLQMRPGCECCDRDLPPDSSDARICTFECTFCSDCAGGRLAGTCPNCGGELLPRPRRPADKLAKYPPSTTRVFKPEGCMPAP
- a CDS encoding RNA recognition motif domain-containing protein is translated as MSTKLYVGNLPYSVTDASLKSNFAEFGSVSSAKVMMDRETGRSKGFGFVEMASADVAQAAINGLNGMSVDGRSIVVNLARPREEGSGSGGYSAAGYTAARRTDVGYGNGGYGGGRY
- a CDS encoding ABC transporter permease; the encoded protein is MNTASASAAMAAGLDDDPAARRPALAWLGPRPELPLSALLFIVVVGGWELAVRVLGVTPLLLPAPTAVAAALWEGIRNNTFTYHLGVTFYETLAGFVLGAGLGLVLGAVIAQFPLVERTLYPYVVAFQTIPKVAIAPLFVIWFGYGMTSKIVITATIAFFPVLANTVAGLRSVPEDQLELLKAFTASRWQVFRMARIPHALPYIFVGLDVSIVLSVIGAIVGEFVGAQAGLGYLILQRTFSMDTAGMFAILILLSAMGLGLHWLVHVVQRKVVFWAEDERRRVSGA
- a CDS encoding phosphotransferase enzyme family protein yields the protein MPHHQPHDPYLVPTHTTAATSSISHWVKEHHGIPVHQCHLIRRGLNDNYALRSADGTRYVARLYSIRPRGGFNIHFEVSLLSHLEAKGVGVAAPVPATDGRAYIPLQFPEGARALVLFGYAEGAVPDTLEELELTGRTLARIHEAARDYAGPPSRYTLDGHHLAGRTLGYLQAYPELSAELLETYRRLVQGLLEELAAAEAGLTRVVCHGDTHGFNNHVNTDATGTRKTVFFDFDDAGPGFLAYDLSVLPWSHLFRKSLKEPDDVLRERWTHYLRGYRAVGQVSDSDMAALPLFLQLRHLWNLGEAAGRLHHWGTNSVPVDWLQKQVEVFAAWKGLDLRA